One window from the genome of Elaeis guineensis isolate ETL-2024a chromosome 5, EG11, whole genome shotgun sequence encodes:
- the LOC105045942 gene encoding peroxidase 4, with protein MAFSSTLTLAPLALVLLLLGSTSAQLSTNFYASSCPQVFSAVKPVVQAAIAKEQRMGASLLRLFFHDCFVQGCDGSILLDDTPTFMGEKTAVPNNNSVRGFDVVDNIKAAVEKVCPGVVSCADILAITSRDSVVILGGPNWDVKLGRRDSTTASFSGANNNIPPPNSSLSNLISKFAAQGLSTKDMVALSGGHTIGQARCLNFRAHIYNDTDIDSSFAKTRQMNCPSTSGSGDNNLAPLDLQTPTCFDNDYYKNLINKKGLLHSDQELFNGGSTDSQVMTYSNNPSTFNSDFVTGMINMGDITPLTGSSGQIRKNCRKVN; from the exons ATGGCTTTCTCCTCCACATTAACCTTGGCTCCTCTAGCACTCGTTCTTCTCCTCCTTGGGAGCACCTCAGCCCAGCTCTCCACTAACTTCTATGCATCATCTTGTCCCCAAGTCTTCAGCGCTGTGAAACCCGTCGTTCAGGCTGCAATAGCGAAGGAGCAGCGCATGGGTGCCTCTCTTCTTCGCCTCTTCTTCCATGATTGCTTTGTCCAA GGTTGCGATGGATCCATACTATTGGATGACACACCCACTTTCATGGGGGAGAAGACTGCAGTACCAAATAACAACTCGGTGAGGGGTTTCGACGTGGTGGACAATATAAAGGCCGCAGTGGAGAAGGTTTGCCCCGGTGTTGTTTCGTGCGCTGATATCTTGGCCATCACTTCGAGGGACTCGGTGGTCATT CTTGGAGGACCAAACTGGGATGTGAAGTTGGGGAGGAGGGATTCAACGACAGCAAGCTTTTCTGGAGCTAACAACAACATCCCTCCTCCTAACTCCAGCCTCAGCAATCTCATCTCTAAATTTGCAGCTCAGGGTCTTTCCACAAAGGACATGGTTGCTCTCTCTG GTGGCCACACCATTGGGCAAGCACGGTGCCTCAACTTTAGAGCCCACATATACAATGACACCGATATAGATAGTTCCTTTGCCAAGACAAGGCAGATGAATTGCCCGAGCACCTCCGGCTCCGGTGACAACAACTTGGCACCTCTAGATCTCCAGACTCCGACATGCTTCGACAACGATTATTATAAGAATCTCATCAACAAGAAGGGCCTCCTCCACTCAGACCAAGAGCTGTTCAATGGTGGATCCACCGACTCCCAAGTTATGACTTACAGCAATAACCCTAGCACGTTCAACTCTGACTTTGTCACCGGCATGATCAACATGGGAGATATTACCCCCCTCACAGGAAGCAGTGGTCAGATTAGGAAGAATTGCAGGAAGGTTAACTAA